In Anthocerotibacter panamensis C109, the sequence TTTGCCTTGGCGCGCACAAGACGCTGACTCATAGCCGTTGGGGCGACCAGGAATGCCGAGGCAATGCGGGCCGCATCAAGCCCAAGCACCGTCTGTAGCATGAGGGGCGTACGCGCTCCTTCGTTGATCGCCGGGTGCGCGCAGATGAACAGCAACTTTAGCCGCTCGTCTGGAAACATTGAGGGCTTTTCAGCCTCTTCGGCTACGAGTCGAAGCTTAAGCACCGCGTCAGTCCGCACCTTCTGATGTCGGAGATGGTCGAGCACCCGGCGACGCGCCACCACAAGCAGCCATGCCTCCGGCTTCTCCGGTACACCGTCTTTGGGCCAAGTTTCAAGAGCACAGCGGAAAGCTTCGCTCAAGGCATCCTCTGCTCCAGCCACGTCCTGAGAGCGAGCCGAAAGATAGGCGACGAGCCTCCCGTAGGAGGCGCGGGCCACACTTTCGACCGCCTGGAATGCATCCACCACCAACCTCTATTGCATCGGCAAGACCGGTCTGACCTCTATTGCACCGTCTGTCGCTGCCGGACAACGTGCCGCCCAATCCAGTGCTGTATCGAGGTCAGACACTTCCAGGATGAAATAACCGCCAAGCTGCTCCTTGGTATCAGCATACGGCCCATCCTGCACCTTGCGCTCGCCTGCGCGCAGGCGAACCGTAGTACCGGAAAAGGCAGGTTGCAGAGCATTGCCCCCCACCAGTACGCCAGCTTCCGCCAACGCCTTGCTGTAAGCTTGCCAAGCTCCCCAGTAGGTACCTTGATTGTCATTGGAACGAGCGTCGAAGGCAGCTTCGGTTTCATAGGTGAGCATTACGTATTGCACAGTAGTCCTCCATGTTTGCTTGGGGTTTTAATCAAGGCACGAAATGGTTTCGTGCTTAAACTAATGACGAGCGAGAGTCCTTCATTTCGACCTTCCAAGAAGAACTTGGTAACCAAAATTATCCATCTCCCGGCAAGCCCTCCGAGCCCATCATTTCTTAAAAAGTTCTGTGGTTCCCAGCGCCTTCGGTCGCATTCGATACAATAGATTGCATTTGGGACGGGGAACGGCCATGCAGACAATGATCCAGCGCATCCATGCTCGGGAAATTTTAGACTCTCGGGGACGGCCCACCCTGGAGGCTGAGATCACCCTTGCCTCCGGCGTGACCGGACGGGCTGCGGTTCCCAGCGGAGCCTCCACCGGAAGTTTTGAGGCGCACGAATTGCGCGACGGCGATAAAGGGCGCTATCGCGGACTCGGGGTCCTGACGGCAGTAGAGCACGTCCGCCAGACCATCGCCCCGGAACTGATAGGTTTGGATGCCCTGGATCAGGTGGGTCTCGACCACAAGATGATTGCTCTGGATGGATCGCACACCAAGAGCCGCCTGGGAGCCAATGCTATCCTCGCCGTCTCTCTAGCGGTCAGTCAGGCCGCAGCCCAGACGCTGGGGATGCCTTTGTATCGCTTCTTGGGGGGACCACTCGCCCATCTACTCCCCGTCCCCTTGATGAATGTCCTCAACGGTGGTGCCCACGCAGATAACAATGTCGATATCCAGGAATTTATGATTGTTCCGGTTGGGGCGACTTGTTTTCGAGAGGCGCTACGCTGGGGGGCGGAAGTCTTTGCTGTCCTCAAAGGAGTCCTCCACAAGCAGGGACTCAGTACCGCCGTGGGGGATGAAGGTGGTTTCGCGCCCAACGTCTCCTCCAACGAAGCGGCCCTAAAACTGTTGTTGAGCGCCATCGAGACCGCCGGATACCAACCGGGGACGCAGATCGCCCTCGCGCTTGACGTGGCAAGCAACGAACTTTACAAAGACGGCCTCTACCACCTGGATGGTCAGGCGCTGACGAGCACCGAACTGGTCGCCTACTACCAGGATTTGGTCAGCCGTTACCCCATCATCTCCATCGAAGATGGCCTCCAGGAAGAAGACTGGATGGGCTGGCAGCAACTCACCACCGCCATCGGCGACCGGGTTCAACTGGTCGGGGACGACCTCTTCGTGACGAATCGCCTACGCCTCCAAAAAGGCATCACCAGTCAAGTCGCCAACGCCATCCTCATCAAAGTCAATCAGATCGGCTCGCTCACCGAAACCCTGGAGACTATCTCCCTCGCCCACCATGCGGCCTACCGGACCGTCATCTCCCACCGCTCTGGGGAAACGGAAGATACGTTTATCGCAGATCTCGCTGTCGCCACCCGTAGCGGTCAGATCAAGACCGGCTCCCTCTGCCGCTCCGAGCGCATCGCCAAGTACAACCAACTCCTGCGTATCGAAGAGCAACTCGGCTCCAGTGCTCAGTATCCCGGCGCGGCTGCGTTTGGGCCTCTCTAGGGGTGTAGTACTGCTGAAGCTCTGGCCCCGGACCAACCGCGTTATCTATCTACAGGCAGAGTTAAGGCGGTAGATTTCTGTCGCTACTCTTTCAAGCGATATAGTTTCTGACCTAATCCAGCATCTGAAGAGGGGTATTCCTCAGCCTTTAGCCATAGGCATTGCCTGAGTCGATGGGGATAACATCACCCTTGCTCTCATGCATTGAGGAGTTTTCCAATGAATAGGTTCCGTTTTTGGTCGCTCATCTTGGCGACAGGAATCGTCGGTACCACCTTCAGTCCGCCGACGCTTGCCCAATCCCTGGAACCCGCCTCTAGCTCCGCGCAAGACCTGCAACTTGGGCAGACTGCTCCCAATGATGCCTCGCTCCCTACCCCCGGTGAGGCTGCTGCCACCCGGCCCGGAATCAACTACTTAGGAGCTGCTCTCGATGTTGGGTTGGGAGGTAGGAGCACTGACCCGTTGGGCGGGGCGACTATCGGGGCGATTGCCGGGAAGTTCCGGGTCATCAACGCCAGTGCCTTTGAAATTTCCTTTCGTCCTTCCATTCTGCTTGCCACGGATTCCACTATTTTGCTGGCAGGCACGATTGATTTCATTCAAGAGGGCCAAAGTCGGTCTGTAGTACCTTACGTTGGCGCGGGTGGGGTGGTGGGGACCGGCAACAACAATGGAGCCTTCCTCATCACCGGAGGGGGCGATGTCCATGTCAATGACTCGGTTACGGCCTTTGGGCAGCTCAATTTCGGCTTCTTCACCTCGAATACTACCTCTGTGAGCCTGCTCATCGGGGCGGGATTCAATTTTTGAAGGCACACCTAAAAATAGCGGCGCGGAACCCCGCGCCGCCACCTATAAATTTGGATGTGGTCACTTTACGTCTTTGCTAAAGGTTCCAATGAAGGTTCCTCTAACTTCCAGTTCCTCAGGCAGAGCAGCCAGACCTGTGGGCTGACGGCTGATAAACTTGCCGAAGATCTCGCCGGTTTCAGGGTTGACCCCCTCGACTTGAAGTTCGATCTTCCCATCTTGGACTTCGCGTTCTCGGGATTCTTTAGTACCCTCTGCACCCCGCTCACCAAGAGAGGCAGGGAAGGCATTGGCTCCGTCATAACCTACGTCGGAACCTCGGCCTCGGGAATCCAGATAGTTCAAGCCCCGCAGGGGTGGGATAGTGACTTTGCCCTGGAAGTTGGTGGAAGTACTGATCTCACCACTCTTGGCTTCCGTATTACCGTCAAGGGCATTGATGTTGAAGTTGACAGCGAGGCGCTTACTACCCTGTTGGAGGGTCATTTGCGTGCCTGTGCGGCCTCCTGTAACGACCAGATCCAAGCCGCTACCTGTGCTGGTAATCTCGGCAATCGCAGGTCCAAGCGGGGAGGTCGTCCCCCAGATAATCTTGGCAGGCTTGCCTCCGTAAGAAGCCTGAGTAGCTTCTAGACAGAGGTTTGTGGCTTTTTTGGTCGCCCCCGCTTTTAAGGCAAAGACCCCACGTCCGCCCTCAACAGGCTTGGGACAGCCGACAGGTCCGTACTTGGGGGCAGCAGTCGCTCCGATGGTTTTGTCTGAACTGCACCCAGCCAGGGCTAGGGCACACACGCTCAGGGCAAGGACAGGGATAGAAAAGTTCCTCATGGCTGACCAACCTAACTACGAATATCCGCTTGCTCCGCTCACCAACTCTCCCCATGAGAAAAAATGTTGCAGAGTGTTGCATTGCTTATCATATTACGTGCCAGCTCAACCTTTGACAATCATCCGCAACAGAAAATTTCCTCGGCCATGGGTGTAATCCTGGGCAGGTTATGTGGAAATTATCTTCCAGGCAGGTAGAATTAGAAAACATCAATTGTTATCCCCTGGGTGGCCCCTGGGAGGGTGGCAACACGCACAAGTCAGCAGGTTCACCATGGTTATTTACGCAGTTTGGCTCCCGTATGCCCGGAGGTTCCGTGGCTAAGAAACGTGATCTCCGCAAAGAAAAACAACAGCGAAACCGTGAATATGTCAAGAAGCTTCGTCGCCGGACCACCGGTAATTCCCGCCGCGGAGAAGGGCTAGGGGACGGACGTGAAGGGGGCTACGCGGCCTCAAGTCGGTAATTCCCGCAATATAGCAGGGGCTTACTACGCATAATTACTGAGTGCTTTTTCTTAGACCCATGCTGACTTCCGTCTTTTATTTAGGTATATACTAACGCAAGAAGAAGTGGCAGGCCCGATGCGCGCAGCAAGAGCGTGGGGGGATAATATCGGGCCTTTCTTATTTCAAAACTGAAGATTTCTCTGCTTGACAGCGCTCCTGATGGTTTAAGTCGGTATGATGAAGGGAGTGGCGGTAGGGGTTTCTACCTGGCTTAGGTTGGGGTAGATGTAGACCGCAAGAGAATTGCTCGACAGGGCTATAGGGGCTTATCCTCAAGCATTTTGGGGGTTGGCAGGGCTCTGTACCGGATGTTCGCCTTAGTTTACACTAGATCACCACGCGCACTGAGAACGCCATGTCAGTACCTGTTCATCCTCAGTTCACCCCTTGGCTTGCGGAGCAAGATGCTTGCGGAGTTGGCTTTATCTATCGCCCTACTATTAGCCATCAGGTTTTAGCTGAGGCACTCCAAGCTGTCGCATGTCTGGAACATCGGGGTGGTTGCGGAGCTGACCGGGATAGCGGCGACGGGACGGGCGTGCTCACCGCCATTCCCTGGCGGTTGCTGGCAGCAGAAGGGTGGCCGACAGACGAACGGCTGGCGGTGGGAATGGCCTATTTGCCTCCGGGCTATGAAGCTGATTGTCGGGCGATGAGTGAAAAGATACTCCAAGAAGAAGGCTTTGCGCTCTTGGGCTGGCGGGTGGTGCCCACGGTGCATGAGGTGTTGGGGCGCTGGGCCAAGCAGACCTGTCCGCAGATTGAGCAGATGATCCTACGGGTCCCCCAAGCCTGGACCGAGACGCTGGTCGAAGATCGCTTGCTGTTGGCTCGCAGGCGCATGAAACACGCGCTCAAAGGCCAACCTAGCCACGATGGTTTTTATATCGCTTCGCTGTCGAACCGCACTATCGTCTATAAGGGCATGGTCCGTGCCGAAGTTTTGGGGCACTTTTACCCGGATCTGATGAGCCCACTGTTTGAGAGCAATTGGGTCGTCTACCATCGCCGCTTCAGTACTAATACCCTGCCGCGCTGGCCTCTGGCCCAACCTTTAAGGATGCTGGGACATAACGGCGAGATCAACACCTTGTTGGGAAACCGCAATTGGATGAAGGCTCGGGAGCCCGGTCTCACCCACCCCCGTTGGGCTGACCGC encodes:
- a CDS encoding YciI family protein, with translation MQYVMLTYETEAAFDARSNDNQGTYWGAWQAYSKALAEAGVLVGGNALQPAFSGTTVRLRAGERKVQDGPYADTKEQLGGYFILEVSDLDTALDWAARCPAATDGAIEVRPVLPMQ
- the eno gene encoding phosphopyruvate hydratase, which gives rise to MQTMIQRIHAREILDSRGRPTLEAEITLASGVTGRAAVPSGASTGSFEAHELRDGDKGRYRGLGVLTAVEHVRQTIAPELIGLDALDQVGLDHKMIALDGSHTKSRLGANAILAVSLAVSQAAAQTLGMPLYRFLGGPLAHLLPVPLMNVLNGGAHADNNVDIQEFMIVPVGATCFREALRWGAEVFAVLKGVLHKQGLSTAVGDEGGFAPNVSSNEAALKLLLSAIETAGYQPGTQIALALDVASNELYKDGLYHLDGQALTSTELVAYYQDLVSRYPIISIEDGLQEEDWMGWQQLTTAIGDRVQLVGDDLFVTNRLRLQKGITSQVANAILIKVNQIGSLTETLETISLAHHAAYRTVISHRSGETEDTFIADLAVATRSGQIKTGSLCRSERIAKYNQLLRIEEQLGSSAQYPGAAAFGPL
- the psbO gene encoding photosystem II manganese-stabilizing polypeptide — protein: MRNFSIPVLALSVCALALAGCSSDKTIGATAAPKYGPVGCPKPVEGGRGVFALKAGATKKATNLCLEATQASYGGKPAKIIWGTTSPLGPAIAEITSTGSGLDLVVTGGRTGTQMTLQQGSKRLAVNFNINALDGNTEAKSGEISTSTNFQGKVTIPPLRGLNYLDSRGRGSDVGYDGANAFPASLGERGAEGTKESREREVQDGKIELQVEGVNPETGEIFGKFISRQPTGLAALPEELEVRGTFIGTFSKDVK